The region TTTCTAAGTTCGTTGATGGCCGCTTTCGTTTGTTTCTCGTTGAAACCGGCGTCTTTCAATAACGTTGCAATTTGGTCTTTGCCGCCCATAAGTCCCAGCAGCATAAGCTCGACGCTCACAAATTCATCACCGAATTCCTTGGTGTAACTGCTGGCTTTGGCCAGGGCAGCCGCTGTATCGTTGCTCAGGTAAACACCATTATTACCGCCCGACACTTTCGGATAGGTGGTCAGAATGGCCTGTAGAGCAGCATTGGTGTTTTGTAAGTTAACGCTGGTCTTTTTGGCGATGAATCCGACAACGTTTTCATCTTCCGACAGAATGGCCTGGAGCAGATGCCCCGTTTCAATACTTTGCTGGCCGTTGCCGAGGGCAATCTCCGATGCCTTCTGCACGACCTCCTGTGCTTTTATGGTGTAATTCTTAAAGTCCATGATGGTAGTCAGGTTGTTCGCTGTTGCGATTGGGTTGTTAACTGTATGACTACCTAATAACAAATCATGTACCGAGCTGGTTTCTCGGCCAATTTGGCTGAGAAAACGCTATTTCTGCCTTGTTTTGCGCCATTATGGCGTTTTTTGATAATACAAAGAGAGGTGAAAATGGAAATTATGGCGTGATGAATTCAGAGCTTTGCAAGAGGGAGGAATATGCGTTTGGCCAAAGAATAAAATAAGTAAAGTACCGGCATACGATTCAGCCCCGTTAGGGGCGACCTGTATAAAATATGTTGGAACAGGGTGTCCTTAACGAGGTTACTCAAAAATCACACATAAAAAAGCCGCCCTGTTTTCGCAAGGCGGCTTTTAGTTAATCGAGCCCTTCGGCTTCTATGGGCTTCATTCGCTCCCGGGCTATCTCCGCCTGATGGGGTTCCCAAGTTTCAACCGGTCCGCTTAGGACTTCAGCTTCGGTGTCGTCAATAGCGTGTTGGTCATATTCATGAAATTTACCTTTAGGGAGCCAGTACGCCAGCAGCCCAACATAAGCAGCCGCTAGCATGGCCGCCGTCCACCCAACAACGGGTTGCTTCTCCCACTGCCGTGTGGCAATACCGCTAAACCCGGCTACGAAAGGTACCATATACCAGGGGTCGTTAAGTCGATTGGCAATGAGGTAACCTGCTCCGGCGGTGGCACTCAGAATCCCGGCCGAAACAGGTTCATCGCGCTCTTCGTCGGGCTCCCAGGCATTCAGCGTCAGTATGGTATTTGGCGTACCGACAACCGTTGCCGCTGTTAGCCAGCCCGCGTACAGACTGACCGGAATGCGGAGGTACTTTTCAGGTCCCGACACGTCGGTTTTTCCGATTTCCAAACTCTGATGCAAACCCAGGGCGGCTGGCAGGTTGAACTTGGTGGTCAGGTCGGAGATGATAATGCTTTGCGGATCATTCTGGGAGAAAAACCGGCCAAAAATGGCGTTGAGCGTCCAACTGGCCAGCCACCAGGGTAACGCTTTCTGGTAGCGTGGGTTGTTTTCCTGCGAAGGCAGAGCCTGATGAACCATCAATGCCCCCAAACCCGAATAGATCGTAGACCAGACCACGCCAAATGCCCAGCCTGCCGGTACGATCATGTTTTTCTCGAAGACCTCTTCGTACTCTACCGGCACATCATATTCGTATTCTGATCCGCTCTGGTCGGCATCATGACGGGACTTGCTTTGTTGCCGTGACCGACTGCTGGATGTGGTTGTATAGATGATGCTGCCAACGGCAAAGACCGCCGTCGCAATGCGCCAGAATGATGAGTTTTTCATGCTATGTTGAGTCTGAAATGAAGGAAACCCAATAAGCGCTTACACGGGCTTATTGGGTTAGTTGATTCGTGGGGTCCGGCTACCTTAGGCGGTTGCATCTTCCAGCATTTCCTCTTCCTTATGGGCAAACTTCTCTGCTTTGCCTTTGGTGGTCTGGTAGGCGTCTACAACGCTATGGGCCACTTTATCGAACACCGACGACAAGGTGTTGGACAGGGCGTCGCTCGCCGATTTTGCTTTGTATTTGTACCGTACTTTGTCGTAAGGGCTGGCGTTTTTATAGCCAATTGTCAGCGCAATACCCGCAATGACGGCAATACCGAAGCCAATGCCCCACGCAAGCGAAATCATGGGTTCCTTTTCTTCGGGCTCCGGCTTCTGCGACATCTTATCACGCATCAGCGCGGCCAGTGCCTCCTGCGGGGCTACATACGCCATTACTTCGTACGATTTATTTTTCAGTCCGCCTGGTACAATCTTCGGTTTACCCGCCATAAGAGCGTCATAACCGGCTTTCGCAACCATAACGGGGTCCTGTAGCTCGTCGGTTATTTTGGTGTTTTCTGCATTTGCCTTGTTAAAGAAATCGGTATCCGTAGCGTTTGGCAGCAGAGCCGTAATGCTCACGTTCGTGTCTTTCAACTCGTTAACCAGCGACTGCGTGAAGTTATAAACATACGCTTTCGTACCTGCATAAACGGCCATTAATGGCGAAGGAGTAATGGAAAGGAGCGAAGCAAGATTCAAAATTTTACCCTCGTTACGGGCCAGCATATCGTACAGAAACAGCTTGGTCATTTGCGTCAGCGACAGCACATTGAGGTGAATCATCGACTTCTCCCGCTCCCAGTCGGTGTCGGTAGCAAACAGGCCGTACAGCCCTACCCCGGCATCGTTGACCAGCACATTAACGGTAATGCCCTTGGCTTTTACCTGGTTATAGACATCCTGCGCGGCATCTTCCTGAGCCAGGTCTTTGGTAATGACGGTAACCTGATCGGTGCCGTAGTTGCTTTTGAAGACCTCGCCCAGCCGGTCGAGTTTTTCGTCGCTGCGACCTACTAAAACCAGGTTATAGCCATCTTGTGCGAAGAGCTTGGCAAGTTCCTGACCAATGCCGCTGGAGGCACCGGTAATCAGGGCAGTTTTTCCTGTCTCTGAATTCATAATCTAGTGTTGTTTAGTGAGTACACACTTCCCCTAAGGAACTGCAACCAGCGAAAGTTGTTTTAACGGACTGGTGTTTATACCCCGCCCGTAGTCGAATTTTTCGGGACAAAACGGGTCTGTCCGGTGTTCTGTTTATAGGTACAGATCACGATGTTATGAAAACGATACAAGGATTTATTATGCTGTTGCTGATGGGTGTAACCGCCTGTTCGCCATACCGTATTGTGCGAAATGAACGCGACAGTGCAGCCCCCTGGACTACCTACCGAACGTTTGCGTTTGTAGATACCAGCCGGGTTGATCCCGCACCGGGAACAATTGAGTTCCGCTCCACGATGGAGCAGGTTAAACGGGCCGTTGCAACTGAGTTGACAAAGCGGGGCTATCGGCCAGTGAGTGAGGAGCGGAGTACGGGGCAGCCCGATTTACTGGTAAATATTGGAGCGGTCGTGAATGAGAGAACACAAACCCGGCCCACAACAATTTACGAAGCGCCCCGGTATATCGGCCAGTATCGGTATCACTGGCAAAGTCAGGACGTGCCGGTGGGTACTTATCGGGAAGGTACGCTTAGCGTGCACATTGTTGACGCCCGGAAAGAAAACCTTATCTGGGATGCCGCCGTATCGAGTGTGCTGGGTAAAAAAGGCGTCACGTCGGAACAGATCAACGACGCTGTCAGCAAGGTGTTTACGAAGTTTTCGGCGGGAAACGCTTAACAAAAAGGCGGCCTACCGAGTGGGCCGCCTTTTTGTTGACCGGCTTTGGGAATGTTGCGGTTACTTAACAACAACCCGCATCACGATTTTACGCATGGACGGCCTCTGAATTCTGGATGTGTCGTTTCGCATGACACCCGTACCCCGTCCAATAGCATCGACGCGCTGGAAATTGATGCCCGATGTAATTAGTTGCTGCTTGATTAAATTGACCCGTTTAAAAGACAGTCCTTTGTTCGTTATTCCGACCTGTGCATCATTCGCATAACCAACCAACTGAATCTGTAACTGTGGATACGTTTTTAACAGAGTCGATAACTCGTTGATAGACGCCTGCGAAGTGGCCGTCATCGACAAGGAACCCGGCTGAAAGGCAATTCCGGGTAGCGCAAAAAAACGTCCCTTGGGTAAGGTTGGATTGGTAAGATAGGGTGTCATTTCACGGGTCAGGCTCCCGGCTACTGCTGTCGTCGCTGTGGCCGTTGCTGGTGTTGCGATAGCCGTTGTTGCCGATTTAGGGGCCGTTGCGGCTGGCTGCTCTTTAGGAACGGCCAGCGACCGTGTTACGGTATCTGCCTGAATCGTGTCGCTGGTAACGGTAGCAAGATCAGCCGTTTCTTCCTGGCCATCTGAATACTTTTGGGTGTTCTGATAAAGGTAATACCCACCGAAAGCCAGTGCCAGTGCGACCAGTATACCAACTCCCCACTTTGTTAGCGCCCCGTTGTCGCTATCCGAATCGTCGGCGACATCATAGGCTATCGTTGGGCGCACGGGCGCTGCCGTTGCAACGGGCTTACCGGGCGCATCTGCCGGTGTGCGCCGGGCAGGTCCGGCTGCACCGGCAACAATTTGATGAAGGCCCACTTTGTCCACCAGTTGAGGCATAAAGGACTCGGGCACGATATTGACAAAAGACTCTCGTTCGGTAAACAGGGTAGCTGCCAGGCCGTCGGCGTCCAGCTTTTGCTCCTTTACCTGTTTGCCAAGTACCTGAAGAACAATGGTTGTTGTTAAGCCCAGCAGCGAAATGGCCGATGAGTTTCGGATGTTGGCATAGCCCGAGATCATGCTGCCTATCGAACTCTTCATGGCCGGCAGCAGGTGGCTAATAACATCGTTGCCCTGCGTAATGAGCATGTTCGTGTGAGCAGGGTCACGAAGCACAGTAGCCAGATTATCCAGAGGGGTGCCGTCGTAACGGCCTTTTTGAATATGGTTAAATAGCTGATTGACGCCAATTTCACTGGTTGTGCGTTTCATTAACCCCCCCACAATTGTATACACAAGGCCATCGACGGCCTTGCTTGTTTTCTCGATAGGTTCGTCGATATATGTAGCTATACGAGACAAAACCTCCGAGTTTAAAACATTAGTCAGATTAGCAAATAAATTCATAGGACAATGACTCAATCAGGCAAGAAATAGTGCTTATCAAGAAACACGCAGCCAAAACAACACGCAGCACCCTGGGATTTACCCCCGGGCTAAAATTAGGTAAGGTTTAGCAAAGGTTTCATATAAGCGGATTAATTAATTCCTTATTTCAACGCTTTGGTAACTTTTCTATAACTTCCTGATATTCCGTCTCAACAGCACGTAGCCGTTCCTGACAAAAGGTAATCAGTTCACTGGCTAACCGAATTTTGCCGGGTAGTTCGTCCAGTGGAACCTGCTCATTTTCAATTTCATTGACCAGCGTAGTAAGTTGGTCATATGCATCCTGATAAGTCATAATTTGTCAATGGTTGTCAGTCGGTAGCCAGGGGCGAAGAATTGTTGATTAACAACGATTTACGAATGGCTAACGACTATATTGATACTTCCGTCATACATCTGTACCTGAAGTATTTCGTTGGGTTGAACATCGGCAGTTTGAGTCAGTATTCGACCATTACGGAGCAGCAGCGCATACCCACGACGCAGTACATTTGACGGGTCGAGGTGGCGCAGGGTAACAACTTTCTCGGCCAGGTTTGTGTGACAGGCTCGAAAGTAAGTCTGGGAAACAAACCGAAGCCGCTCCGTCTCCCGGTCAAGATCTTCCCGGGCTGTTTGAAAAGCCTCGCGGGTAACAACGCGTAACCGCTCTCGTAAAATCAGACAGCTTTCTTCAAATTGCCGGTTGTGTTCAATTAAAAAAGCAGCCGCTTTGGTGGGGGTTTTTACACTTTGGTGGCAAAGTAAGTCCGTAATACTGACGTTGCGTTCGTGACCAATTCCCGCCAGAACCGGAATCGGAAAGCCAGCCACAGTGTGTCCCATCAGGTAGGTGTCGAACGAGCCAAAATCCAGTTGTGAGCCCCCGCCCCGTACAATAACAACAGCGTCGTAAGCCAACTCACTGCTTCGAATGCGTTCCAACTGGCTGCAAATGGCCCGTTCGGCTCCCTGGCCCTGTACTTGAGTTAGATATTCATCGACAACGAAGTCATAGCCGAAGGGATTTTGAGCCAGCTCGTGCCGAAAGTCGCGCCAGCCGTCCGAGTTGGGCGCTGTAATTAACGCCAGTCGCTGCATAACAGACGGCCGGGGGAGCAGTTGGTTAGCCGTTATATACTGACCAGCTTCAAGCCAGACCAGGTCCGGGTGCTTCTGAACGAGCGTGTCGAGCACCTGCTGCCGTTCGCGTTCCAGATTTCCCAGTGTATACGACGGGTCAATTTTGAGGATTTCGAGCCGCAACCCGTATACCGGGCTGAAGCTGACGGACACCAGCAGTAACAACTGAATATTGCGGGCGAAAGCTACGCCCGTTTCCCGTTCGAAATCGCTGATCGTGTGGTAGTTCTTCCGCCACACGCAAGCATCGAGTTTGGCCAGCGTATCGCGGCCTGAAGTGCCACTGGTAGCATCTCGTTCAACCAGTGTCAGGAAGCAATACCCCCGGTCGGGGTAATTTTTAATGTCGCTGGTTTCGGCCACTACCCACACGGCTTTCTGTCCGAAGGCTTCGTCAATGACGGCTTCGAGGGTAAAAGCTAAATCAGAAAGGCGAATGGGAGACATGAATAAAGAGCGAATGAGCGAATGAGCGAAAGCGTGAAAGAAAATGGCATGATTGCCCTTTCACGCTTTCGCTCATTCGGCTTTAAATTAAAGTCCTTCAAATTGGCGCAGGAAACGCACGTCGTTTTCCGTATACAGGCGCAGGTCGTTTACTACATATTTTAATTGCGTAATTCGTTCGATCCCCATACCAAAGGCAAAACCTGTGTATTCTTCGGGGTCAATACCGCAATTGGCAATAACCTGTGGGTCAACCATACCCGAACCGGCGATTTCGACCCAGCCCGAGTGTTTGCAGATGTTGCAGCCTTTGCCGCCACAAATCTGACACGAAATGTCGATTTCGGCGCTTGGCTCGGTGAATGGGAAGTAAGAGGGCCGGAAACGGATCTGTGTACCGGGCTCAAACATTTCCTTTACAAAGTGATACAGAGTGTCTTTCAGGTCTTTAAAACCCACGTTCCGGTCAATGTAAATGCCTTCAACCTGATGGAACATACAGTGTGCCCGCGCCGAAATTGTTTCGTTTCGGTAAACGCGGCCCGGCATGATCGACCGAATTGGAGGCTTCTGCCGTTCCATCAACCGAATTTGTACGTTCGATGTGTGGGTACGGAGCAACATGTCTGACGGAGCTCCTTCAGTCATTTTCTCCACAAAAAACGTGTCCTGCATATCGCGGGCCGGGTGGTTGTCCGGGAAGTTCAGGGCACCAAAGTTATACCAGTCCGATTCGATCTCAGGGCCGTCGGCAACGTTAAAGCCAATGCGCTCGAAAATCTGGATAATACGTTGCCGAACCAGACTCAGCGGGTGTTGAGTGCCGGTTAAGTTGGGTATGGTTGGCAGAGTAAGATCAACAGGAGGGGCACTGCTGGCGGCTGTTCGTTGCTCTTCAACCAGTTGGTTGAACATGTCGAAGCGTTCCTGAGCAAAGTTTTTCAACCCGTTCAATTCCTGTCCAACCGTACGCCGGTCAGCTTGAGGAACACTCTTTAACCCCTCAAATAATTCGGTTATAACGCCTTTACGGCTAATAAATCGCATACGAAACTGCTCCAGCTGTTCCGGCGATTTGATATCAAACTGTTCAATCTCCTGGTGGATGTCCCTTACTTTATCCAGCATATACTACGTGTTTCACTACTTGGTAGAACAAAGGTACATAAAACTGTGCAGAGGAGTTGAGGCTCTTGCCGCTAGTTGGGGTATGCAGCGCTCAATTGCCTGGGGAAAAATTGTACAATTCCAAGTGCTGATCAGAATCAATTTCTTTATTATTCGGCAAAAACCTACTGAAAACTAATGAATTGAGGGTAAAATATGACCAATTAAGCGTATTTCAAGAACTAGGTCTGATTGTTGTAAATGTAATAAGTATAATCGGAGGTACAAAGGTCGCTTTTTATAGCTGAAACGACTTGTTAAGCCTCTGATAGTCAGTAGGAAACCATTACTAAACAATTATCTCATAAAACGCTTATGAACGCATTCGCTAACGACTCTCTTTTCGAACCTATGTCTAGGCCATTCCACAAAAGTGTGGAAAAAATTGCCGATTCCACTTGTTTGCAAAAGCTTCTCATACCGTTTTATGATCGTAAACGGACTGTTTCTGTAGACGAAATCGTCCGGTTGGAAGGTTGCGGTAACTATACCAATTTCTTTTTGAAAGATGGTACAAAAATGTTGGTATCCCGCACGCTAAAAGAATACGAAACACTTCTCGATGGACAGGCATTTGTACGTGTACACAAATCCTGCATTGTTAACCTGGTTTTTGTGCGCAAATTCTTCATTAAAAAAGAAGGCGAACTCGAACTGACGGATGGTCAGCAGGTAAAAATCTCCCGTCGCCGGGCGCAGGTTTTTATGGATCGCATTCGTGATTTCCAGCCTGTAGCAGTCAGTTAATAAGTAGTGCCGATTTTCCACAAAAAAGGTGGGAAATATACAGTCTACCTAACCGCGTAGTTTTACGCATTGAGTTGGGTACATTCACCCGAAGAAAAGAGGAGTCTAAACTCTAATGGCCTGATCAGCAATTGGTTGAGATTTTTTCTCGGCCCTTGTTCATCAGGCCATCCTTTTTGAAAAAGCGGGTATGAGGTAGTTTTGTTTCATCGGTCAGCAACTCAGACACTGAACATAAACTATTCTCTATTATGGAATCTCCGATTTTCTCCTCGACCCAGCCACTTGCCGTTGTTCCTCAGTTTCCAACGTCTTATCAACGTGGTTCACAGCGCATTGCGCTGCCTTATCTGAATCGCACGATTTTCATCTCAGTTGATGACATACTGTGTCTTCAGGGAGAAGGAAACTATACGTTCCTGCACACACGGGATCGTAAACGCTATCTGGTTTCGAAGACTCTTAAAGAGTTTGAGAAAACGCTGGATGGGACCATGTTTCTGCGTATTCATAAGTCTTATATCGTTAACCTGGCGTACGTTCAACGGAGCATTTTCAACCGCGAACGTCAGGTACGCATGGCCGACGGTCGTGAAGTAGCCATCTCACGGCGCCGGATGAAAGACATTTCACAACGCCTTGCCCAGTATTGGCTTCGGTTATTGAATTAAATTAGTCGATACGTTAAAAAGTCAGTAAGTCGGTAAGTGCTGACGCGGAAACAAATCGTTCGCGTCAGCACCTACCGACTTACTGACTTTTTAACGTATCGACTAATCTATTTAAAACAGTTTATAGGCCAGTGTAATCTGCCAAGACTTTAGGCGCTGGCTGAATTTGCCCTGGCTGTCTTCAATTTGAGCAATGTCGGATAGGTTGCCTTCATAACGCACATCAATTCCCAGCGAACCAAGATCCAGGCCACCACCTACCTGATAACCATAATACGCTTTAGACCAGGCATCATTAAGACTGCCACTGGTATACTGACTTAGTGCCTGCCCAAGTTTCTGATTATCGTCGATTCGGAAAGAAACAACCGGACCGGCCATTACCCGAATGGGCCCACCTTTAATGCCCAGCAGCAGCGGAACATCAAAACTTGTGGTCTTCACCGTAACCGTTTCTGTTTGCCCATTGCGAATAACCCCAAACTGGCCCGAACGTGTTGAGTAAAGTAACTCAGGCTGAATAAACAGGTTTTTACCGAAGCGCGTATAAATACCGAAGGAGGTACCCGTTTTGCTATCGAAACTATCACTTAAGTTATTTCGAAAGGTTTGCCCGTCAATATTTACGGTTGGCGAACCGGTTCCACTCGTTCCAGTTCGAATGAAGTTGCCAAAACTCAGTTTGGATAAATTGACACCGCCTTTAATACCAATCTGGAAACCACCCTGTGCAAATGACAGAGCTGGCAGCAGGGCGAGCGAAGCGAAAAGCAGGATTTTTTTCATGTGTAGCTGTGTAAATAAGATATTGATAGGTAAACGTAAATTGGGGCAGCACGGTACTCTGCATCAACTTATTTCGAGTGAATGGCGTTCTGTAAAGGATGCCCGGGTAACTAAAACTGCTGCATTTTGGAGCTTTGATGCATTCGTACAACACTAGTTTAATTGCATCAGAAATTAGTTGTCCATTCTTGCACAATATCGCCTTAGACACGTATAATG is a window of Spirosoma linguale DSM 74 DNA encoding:
- a CDS encoding hypothetical protein (KEGG: predicted protein), coding for MKNSSFWRIATAVFAVGSIIYTTTSSSRSRQQSKSRHDADQSGSEYEYDVPVEYEEVFEKNMIVPAGWAFGVVWSTIYSGLGALMVHQALPSQENNPRYQKALPWWLASWTLNAIFGRFFSQNDPQSIIISDLTTKFNLPAALGLHQSLEIGKTDVSGPEKYLRIPVSLYAGWLTAATVVGTPNTILTLNAWEPDEERDEPVSAGILSATAGAGYLIANRLNDPWYMVPFVAGFSGIATRQWEKQPVVGWTAAMLAAAYVGLLAYWLPKGKFHEYDQHAIDDTEAEVLSGPVETWEPHQAEIARERMKPIEAEGLD
- a CDS encoding short-chain dehydrogenase/reductase SDR (PFAM: short-chain dehydrogenase/reductase SDR~KEGG: gur:Gura_1536 short-chain dehydrogenase/reductase SDR); its protein translation is MNSETGKTALITGASSGIGQELAKLFAQDGYNLVLVGRSDEKLDRLGEVFKSNYGTDQVTVITKDLAQEDAAQDVYNQVKAKGITVNVLVNDAGVGLYGLFATDTDWEREKSMIHLNVLSLTQMTKLFLYDMLARNEGKILNLASLLSITPSPLMAVYAGTKAYVYNFTQSLVNELKDTNVSITALLPNATDTDFFNKANAENTKITDELQDPVMVAKAGYDALMAGKPKIVPGGLKNKSYEVMAYVAPQEALAALMRDKMSQKPEPEEKEPMISLAWGIGFGIAVIAGIALTIGYKNASPYDKVRYKYKAKSASDALSNTLSSVFDKVAHSVVDAYQTTKGKAEKFAHKEEEMLEDATA
- a CDS encoding putative lipoprotein (KEGG: bpe:BP2072 putative lipoprotein), coding for MKTIQGFIMLLLMGVTACSPYRIVRNERDSAAPWTTYRTFAFVDTSRVDPAPGTIEFRSTMEQVKRAVATELTKRGYRPVSEERSTGQPDLLVNIGAVVNERTQTRPTTIYEAPRYIGQYRYHWQSQDVPVGTYREGTLSVHIVDARKENLIWDAAVSSVLGKKGVTSEQINDAVSKVFTKFSAGNA
- a CDS encoding hypothetical protein (KEGG: scl:sce3892 outer membrane protein), which gives rise to MNLFANLTNVLNSEVLSRIATYIDEPIEKTSKAVDGLVYTIVGGLMKRTTSEIGVNQLFNHIQKGRYDGTPLDNLATVLRDPAHTNMLITQGNDVISHLLPAMKSSIGSMISGYANIRNSSAISLLGLTTTIVLQVLGKQVKEQKLDADGLAATLFTERESFVNIVPESFMPQLVDKVGLHQIVAGAAGPARRTPADAPGKPVATAAPVRPTIAYDVADDSDSDNGALTKWGVGILVALALAFGGYYLYQNTQKYSDGQEETADLATVTSDTIQADTVTRSLAVPKEQPAATAPKSATTAIATPATATATTAVAGSLTREMTPYLTNPTLPKGRFFALPGIAFQPGSLSMTATSQASINELSTLLKTYPQLQIQLVGYANDAQVGITNKGLSFKRVNLIKQQLITSGINFQRVDAIGRGTGVMRNDTSRIQRPSMRKIVMRVVVK
- a CDS encoding Exonuclease VII small subunit (PFAM: Exonuclease VII small subunit~KEGG: pna:Pnap_1499 exodeoxyribonuclease VII, small subunit); protein product: MTYQDAYDQLTTLVNEIENEQVPLDELPGKIRLASELITFCQERLRAVETEYQEVIEKLPKR
- a CDS encoding Exodeoxyribonuclease VII (PFAM: Exonuclease VII large subunit~KEGG: pna:Pnap_4878 exodeoxyribonuclease VII large subunit), which translates into the protein MSPIRLSDLAFTLEAVIDEAFGQKAVWVVAETSDIKNYPDRGYCFLTLVERDATSGTSGRDTLAKLDACVWRKNYHTISDFERETGVAFARNIQLLLLVSVSFSPVYGLRLEILKIDPSYTLGNLERERQQVLDTLVQKHPDLVWLEAGQYITANQLLPRPSVMQRLALITAPNSDGWRDFRHELAQNPFGYDFVVDEYLTQVQGQGAERAICSQLERIRSSELAYDAVVIVRGGGSQLDFGSFDTYLMGHTVAGFPIPVLAGIGHERNVSITDLLCHQSVKTPTKAAAFLIEHNRQFEESCLILRERLRVVTREAFQTAREDLDRETERLRFVSQTYFRACHTNLAEKVVTLRHLDPSNVLRRGYALLLRNGRILTQTADVQPNEILQVQMYDGSINIVVSHS
- a CDS encoding phenylalanyl-tRNA synthetase, alpha subunit (KEGG: glo:Glov_1873 phenylalanyl-tRNA synthetase, alpha subunit~TIGRFAM: phenylalanyl-tRNA synthetase, alpha subunit~PFAM: Phenylalanyl-tRNA synthetase, class IIc-like), coding for MLDKVRDIHQEIEQFDIKSPEQLEQFRMRFISRKGVITELFEGLKSVPQADRRTVGQELNGLKNFAQERFDMFNQLVEEQRTAASSAPPVDLTLPTIPNLTGTQHPLSLVRQRIIQIFERIGFNVADGPEIESDWYNFGALNFPDNHPARDMQDTFFVEKMTEGAPSDMLLRTHTSNVQIRLMERQKPPIRSIMPGRVYRNETISARAHCMFHQVEGIYIDRNVGFKDLKDTLYHFVKEMFEPGTQIRFRPSYFPFTEPSAEIDISCQICGGKGCNICKHSGWVEIAGSGMVDPQVIANCGIDPEEYTGFAFGMGIERITQLKYVVNDLRLYTENDVRFLRQFEGL
- a CDS encoding response regulator receiver protein (PFAM: LytTr DNA-binding region~KEGG: pha:PSHAa1405 response regulator in two- component regulatory system); the encoded protein is MNAFANDSLFEPMSRPFHKSVEKIADSTCLQKLLIPFYDRKRTVSVDEIVRLEGCGNYTNFFLKDGTKMLVSRTLKEYETLLDGQAFVRVHKSCIVNLVFVRKFFIKKEGELELTDGQQVKISRRRAQVFMDRIRDFQPVAVS
- a CDS encoding response regulator receiver protein (PFAM: LytTr DNA-binding region~KEGG: bxe:Bxe_A2142 CO metabolism transcriptional regulator RcoM), with the translated sequence MESPIFSSTQPLAVVPQFPTSYQRGSQRIALPYLNRTIFISVDDILCLQGEGNYTFLHTRDRKRYLVSKTLKEFEKTLDGTMFLRIHKSYIVNLAYVQRSIFNRERQVRMADGREVAISRRRMKDISQRLAQYWLRLLN